One window from the genome of Streptomyces sp. WZ-12 encodes:
- a CDS encoding argininosuccinate synthase, translating into MTERVVLAYSGGLDTSVCIGWLAEETGAEVIAVAVDVGQGGEDLDVIRKRALACGAVEAEVVDAKDEFADAYCLPAIKANALYMDRYPLVSALSRPAIVKHLVAAAGRYGAGAVAHGCTGKGNDQVRFEAGVSALAPDLTCLAPVRDYAMTRDRAIAFAEKAGLPIATTRKSPFSIDQNVFGRAVETGFLEDIWNAPTEDVYAYTRDPAVAREADEVVVSFEHGAPVALDGAPVTVLQAISRLNERAGAQGVGRIDLVEDRLVGIKSREVYEAPGAIALITAHQELENVTVERELARYKRGVEQRWGELVYDGLWFSPLKRALDGFVEEANRSVSGEVRMTLHGGRAVVTGRRSEQSLYDFDLATYDTGDTFDQSLSKGFIELFGMSSRIAGQRDLAGRA; encoded by the coding sequence ATGACCGAGCGCGTTGTACTCGCCTACTCGGGCGGACTGGACACCTCCGTCTGCATCGGCTGGCTCGCCGAGGAGACCGGCGCCGAGGTCATCGCCGTCGCGGTCGACGTCGGCCAGGGCGGCGAGGACCTGGACGTCATCCGCAAGCGGGCGCTCGCCTGCGGCGCCGTCGAGGCCGAGGTCGTCGACGCCAAGGACGAGTTCGCCGACGCCTACTGCCTCCCGGCGATCAAGGCCAACGCCCTCTACATGGACCGCTATCCGCTGGTCTCCGCGCTGTCCCGGCCGGCCATCGTCAAGCACCTGGTCGCCGCCGCCGGGCGGTACGGCGCGGGCGCGGTCGCGCACGGATGCACCGGTAAGGGGAACGATCAGGTCCGCTTCGAGGCGGGGGTCTCCGCCCTCGCCCCCGACCTCACCTGCCTCGCCCCGGTCCGGGACTACGCGATGACCCGGGACAGGGCCATCGCCTTCGCGGAGAAGGCCGGCCTGCCGATCGCCACCACCAGGAAGTCGCCGTTCTCCATCGACCAGAACGTCTTCGGGCGGGCCGTGGAGACCGGCTTCCTGGAGGACATCTGGAACGCGCCGACCGAGGACGTCTACGCGTACACCCGGGACCCGGCCGTCGCCCGCGAGGCCGACGAGGTCGTGGTCTCCTTCGAGCACGGCGCGCCGGTCGCCCTCGACGGCGCGCCGGTCACCGTCCTCCAGGCGATCTCGCGGCTCAACGAGCGGGCCGGCGCCCAGGGCGTCGGCCGGATCGACCTGGTCGAGGACCGGCTGGTCGGCATCAAGTCCCGCGAGGTGTACGAGGCGCCGGGCGCGATCGCGCTGATCACCGCGCACCAGGAGCTGGAGAACGTCACCGTCGAGCGCGAACTGGCCCGCTACAAGCGGGGAGTTGAGCAGCGCTGGGGCGAACTGGTCTATGACGGCCTGTGGTTCTCGCCGCTGAAGCGGGCGTTGGACGGCTTCGTCGAGGAGGCCAACCGGTCCGTCTCCGGCGAGGTGCGGATGACCCTGCACGGCGGCCGCGCGGTGGTCACGGGGCGCCGCTCGGAGCAGTCCCTCTACGACTTCGACCTCGCCACCTACGACACCGGTGACACGTTCGACCAGTCGCTCTCCAAGGGGTTCATCGAACTCTTCGGCATGTCGAGCAGGATTGCCGGGCAGCGCGACCTGGCAGGCAGAGCCTGA
- the argH gene encoding argininosuccinate lyase, giving the protein MSNGNTGDVRLWGGRFADGPAEALAKLSASVHFDWRLAPYDIAGSRAHARVLHTAGLLTEDELARMLDGLDRLEVDVASGAFVGTVADEDVHTALERGLLERLGPDLGGKLRAGRSRNDQVATLFRMYLRDHARIVGGLLADLQEALVGLAEAHPDVAMPGRTHLQHAQPVLFAHHVLAHVQALSRDAERLRQWDERTAVSPYGSGALAGSSLGLDPEAVAADLGFERGSVGNSIDGTASRDFVAEFAFITAMIGVNLSRIAEEVIVWNTKEFSFVTLHDAFSTGSSIMPQKKNPDIAELARGKSGRLIGNLTGLLATLKALPLAYNRDLQEDKEPVFDSCDQLEVLLPAFTGMMATLTVNRERMAELAPAGFSLATDIAEWLVKQGVPFRVAHEVAGECVKECEAQGIELDQLTDEQFAKISPHLTPEVRGVLNVPGALASRNGRGGTAPSAVAVQLAEVRADLAGQQEWAAARK; this is encoded by the coding sequence GTGAGCAACGGCAACACCGGTGACGTCCGGCTCTGGGGCGGACGGTTCGCGGACGGACCGGCCGAGGCCCTGGCCAAGCTGTCCGCCTCGGTGCACTTCGACTGGCGCCTGGCCCCCTACGACATCGCCGGATCGCGCGCCCACGCCCGGGTGCTCCACACGGCGGGCCTGCTCACCGAGGACGAACTGGCGCGGATGCTCGACGGGCTGGACCGGCTCGAAGTCGACGTCGCCTCCGGCGCGTTCGTGGGCACCGTCGCCGACGAGGACGTGCACACCGCCCTGGAGCGGGGGCTGTTGGAGCGGCTCGGCCCGGACCTCGGCGGCAAGCTGCGGGCCGGCCGGTCCCGCAACGACCAGGTGGCCACGCTGTTCCGGATGTACCTGCGCGACCACGCCCGGATCGTCGGCGGGCTGCTCGCCGACCTCCAGGAGGCGCTGGTCGGCCTCGCCGAGGCGCACCCGGACGTCGCGATGCCCGGCCGCACCCACCTCCAGCACGCCCAGCCGGTGCTCTTCGCCCACCACGTGCTCGCCCACGTCCAGGCGCTGTCCCGGGACGCGGAGCGGCTGCGGCAGTGGGACGAGCGGACCGCCGTCTCGCCGTACGGATCGGGGGCGTTGGCCGGCAGCAGCCTGGGCCTGGACCCGGAGGCGGTCGCCGCGGACCTCGGCTTCGAGCGCGGCTCGGTGGGCAACTCCATCGACGGCACCGCCTCCCGGGACTTCGTCGCGGAGTTCGCCTTCATCACCGCGATGATCGGCGTCAACCTGTCCCGGATCGCCGAGGAGGTGATCGTCTGGAACACCAAGGAGTTCTCCTTCGTGACCCTGCACGACGCCTTCTCCACCGGCTCGTCGATCATGCCGCAGAAGAAGAACCCGGACATCGCGGAGCTGGCGCGCGGCAAGTCCGGCCGGCTGATCGGCAATCTGACCGGCCTGCTGGCGACGCTGAAGGCCCTCCCGCTCGCCTACAACCGCGACCTCCAGGAGGACAAGGAGCCGGTCTTCGACTCGTGCGACCAACTGGAGGTGCTGCTCCCGGCGTTCACCGGGATGATGGCCACCCTCACCGTGAACCGGGAGCGGATGGCGGAGCTGGCGCCGGCCGGCTTCTCGCTGGCCACCGACATCGCGGAGTGGCTGGTGAAGCAGGGCGTGCCGTTCCGGGTGGCGCACGAGGTGGCCGGCGAGTGCGTCAAGGAGTGTGAGGCGCAGGGCATCGAGCTGGACCAGCTCACCGACGAGCAGTTCGCCAAGATCTCGCCGCATCTGACGCCCGAGGTCCGGGGCGTGCTCAACGTCCCCGGCGCGCTGGCCTCCCGCAACGGCCGCGGCGGCACCGCGCCGTCGGCGGTGGCGGTGCAGCTCGCCGAGGTGCGGGCCGACCTGGCCGGACAGCAGGAGTGGGCCGCGGCCCGGAAGTGA
- a CDS encoding TetR/AcrR family transcriptional regulator: MAVDRERVLTEAAALLTRRSTTSMDEIARAAGISRATLHRHFAGRDALIRALEEHGIEMFARAMDAARLDDGSAVEALRRLVGEAEPVAAVLAFLFTENQLFEGGTVNAGWARLDARLAALFRRGQEEGDFRVDLSAVWLTEAFYGLLGAGAWSVHEGRLARGDLNHSIAELLLGGIRRSMEK, from the coding sequence ATGGCTGTGGATCGGGAACGCGTACTCACCGAGGCCGCCGCGCTGCTCACCCGCCGCTCCACGACGTCCATGGACGAGATCGCGCGCGCCGCGGGCATCAGCCGGGCGACCCTGCACCGGCACTTCGCCGGCCGCGATGCGCTGATCCGTGCCCTGGAGGAGCACGGCATCGAGATGTTCGCGCGGGCGATGGACGCCGCCCGCCTCGACGACGGCAGCGCCGTCGAGGCGCTGCGCCGACTGGTCGGCGAGGCCGAACCGGTCGCCGCGGTACTGGCCTTCCTCTTCACCGAGAACCAACTCTTCGAGGGCGGGACGGTCAACGCCGGCTGGGCCCGGCTCGACGCCCGGCTCGCCGCGCTGTTCCGGCGCGGCCAGGAAGAGGGCGACTTCCGTGTCGACCTCAGCGCGGTCTGGCTGACCGAGGCGTTCTACGGCCTCCTCGGCGCGGGCGCCTGGTCGGTCCACGAAGGACGCCTGGCCCGCGGCGACCTCAACCACTCGATCGCCGAGCTGCTGCTCGGTGGCATCCGACGGAGCATGGAGAAATGA
- a CDS encoding MFS transporter, whose product MSERIAPPRAGAAHVDDQPRPGRWLALSVLVLAVLLVGVDATVLGLATPFLSEDLRPSGTQLLWIGDIYSFVIAGLLVSMGSLGDRIGRKKLLLIGSMAFGAMSVLAAYASTPEMMIAARALQGVAGATLMPSTLALIRNLFHDPKERSLAIGIWGAMASAGTAVGPVLGGFLLGHFWWGSVFLINLPVMLLLVVVGAKVIPESRNPDPGPWDVPSVLLSLVGIVGVVYAIKEAAVHGLRWDIGPAAVIGLLALVWFVRRQLTLDSPLLNMKLFQHRGFSGAVLADLLTILGLSGLVFFLSQFLQMVQMRSPLNAGLVELPAAVGAVGAGLAAGWVARRLSVRLVVAGGLAVVGLSLAGCMALHGDTGTLALCVILFVVGIGAGFAFTVTADVILSSVPKEEAGSASAVSETAYELGAALGIALLGSIVTSIYQGFTAPVGVPGHVVDAARSSLGGAVDATAQLPADQSAALLKAAQDAFVSGVDTAAGIGAVVLLGAAVAAWFLLRGQELADSAPVVQPATDPETAPVAGSERR is encoded by the coding sequence ATGAGCGAGCGCATAGCGCCACCCCGGGCCGGTGCGGCCCATGTCGATGACCAACCCCGTCCGGGCCGCTGGCTCGCGCTCTCGGTCCTCGTCCTGGCGGTGCTGCTGGTCGGCGTCGACGCCACCGTCCTCGGCCTCGCCACCCCCTTCCTGAGCGAGGATCTGCGGCCGTCCGGCACCCAGTTGCTGTGGATCGGCGACATCTACTCCTTCGTCATCGCCGGCCTGCTGGTCTCCATGGGCAGCCTCGGCGACCGGATCGGCCGCAAGAAGCTGCTGCTGATCGGCTCGATGGCGTTCGGCGCGATGTCGGTGCTCGCCGCCTACGCCAGCACCCCGGAGATGATGATCGCCGCCCGGGCCCTCCAGGGCGTGGCCGGCGCGACGTTGATGCCCTCCACCCTCGCCCTGATCCGCAACCTCTTCCACGACCCCAAGGAACGCAGCCTGGCGATCGGCATCTGGGGCGCGATGGCCTCGGCCGGCACCGCGGTCGGGCCGGTCCTCGGCGGCTTCCTGCTGGGCCATTTCTGGTGGGGCTCGGTCTTCCTGATCAACCTTCCGGTGATGCTGCTGCTGGTCGTCGTCGGCGCCAAGGTCATCCCCGAGTCCCGCAACCCCGACCCGGGACCGTGGGACGTCCCCAGCGTGCTGCTGTCGCTGGTGGGCATCGTCGGCGTCGTCTACGCCATCAAGGAAGCGGCGGTGCACGGTCTCCGCTGGGACATCGGGCCGGCCGCCGTCATCGGCCTGCTCGCCCTGGTGTGGTTCGTCCGCCGCCAGCTCACCCTCGACTCGCCGCTGTTGAACATGAAGCTCTTCCAACACCGGGGCTTCTCCGGCGCGGTCCTGGCCGACCTGCTGACCATCCTCGGCCTGTCCGGACTGGTCTTCTTCCTCTCCCAGTTCCTCCAGATGGTGCAGATGCGCTCGCCGCTCAACGCCGGTCTGGTCGAACTCCCGGCCGCGGTCGGCGCGGTGGGCGCCGGGCTGGCCGCCGGCTGGGTCGCCCGCCGGCTGTCGGTGCGGCTGGTGGTGGCCGGCGGCCTCGCGGTGGTCGGCCTCTCGCTCGCCGGCTGCATGGCCCTGCACGGCGACACCGGCACCCTCGCGCTGTGCGTCATCCTCTTCGTCGTCGGCATCGGCGCCGGCTTCGCCTTCACCGTCACCGCCGACGTGATCCTCTCCAGCGTGCCCAAGGAGGAAGCCGGCTCCGCCTCCGCGGTCTCCGAGACCGCCTACGAGCTCGGCGCCGCGCTCGGCATCGCCCTGCTCGGCTCCATCGTCACCAGCATCTACCAGGGCTTCACCGCCCCCGTCGGGGTGCCAGGACACGTCGTCGACGCGGCCCGCTCATCGCTCGGCGGCGCCGTGGACGCCACCGCCCAACTCCCCGCCGACCAGAGCGCCGCCCTGCTGAAGGCCGCTCAGGACGCCTTCGTGAGCGGCGTGGACACCGCGGCCGGCATCGGCGCGGTGGTGTTGCTCGGCGCCGCGGTCGCCGCCTGGTTCCTGCTCCGCGGCCAGGAACTGGCGGACAGCGCCCCCGTCGTGCAGCCGGCGACGGACCCCGAGACCGCTCCGGTGGCCGGCTCCGAACGCCGCTGA
- a CDS encoding bifunctional metallophosphatase/5'-nucleotidase, protein MRDIGRRSFVTAAGAMATASAIGTNAYATGHARDAATAHEYVDVQLLNITDLHGYLHSAPGANSVITGAGGKRYTVGGVAYMAAHLARLRAGRRNSLFFAPGDLFSGWEFDAASFADEPTIEALNAMRLDFASAGNHEFDKSTVFLRDHMERGRAFPVVGRDASFTDSTGHRFRGANFPYYSANMVRRDTGERVLPPYNIVHVDAGRGRRLPIGFIHLTAIGTESFPGSYQPGLRTLDELETANRCARALKNRGVNAIVLSMHDGAVAGGNFESGSNPSGPAYELALRVSPDIDAIVTGHWHCAFTMMLPDPKGVPRPFVEAGCYGQIINEINLRLDPVSGKVIRSLTTSVNHPNTRDIAPDRELKEIADYWAGYGARRARTRIGTQTASFTQRRNAVGESTMGNLVADWALWAGSQPHGPMDDRGGHRNVPAELAVIAVAPRVGAAIISGDLVRDEASDGAVTFGQAWNAVGFGDPIVTVTVTGRQIHEALEQQWASTADGGLTFAPLAVSGNVRYRFDATAPAGRRIDPAEVLIDDEPLRPARRYRLAAPSYTLTNQDGFSAFTGFTEPVRHTRDFESFVAYVRAKRRLSPAEPDRVTAKNAHLPGARIGSVAVHQQLLAADGNLVPRVEAALRTALIGDAEGQRALGGFRVPC, encoded by the coding sequence GTGCGCGACATCGGACGACGGTCCTTCGTAACCGCCGCGGGGGCGATGGCCACCGCCAGCGCGATCGGCACCAACGCCTACGCCACCGGCCACGCCCGCGACGCCGCCACGGCACACGAGTACGTCGACGTCCAACTGCTCAACATCACTGATCTGCACGGCTATCTGCACAGCGCCCCGGGCGCCAACTCGGTCATCACCGGTGCCGGCGGCAAGCGCTACACCGTCGGCGGCGTTGCCTACATGGCCGCCCACTTGGCGCGGTTGCGCGCCGGGCGCCGCAACTCCCTCTTCTTCGCCCCCGGCGACCTCTTCTCCGGCTGGGAGTTCGACGCCGCCTCCTTCGCCGACGAACCCACCATCGAGGCTCTCAACGCCATGCGGCTGGACTTCGCCTCGGCCGGCAACCACGAGTTCGACAAGTCCACGGTCTTCCTCCGTGACCACATGGAACGCGGCCGCGCCTTCCCCGTCGTCGGCCGCGACGCCTCCTTCACCGACTCCACCGGCCACCGCTTCCGCGGCGCCAACTTCCCCTACTACAGCGCCAACATGGTCCGCCGGGACACCGGCGAGCGGGTGCTGCCGCCGTACAACATCGTGCACGTGGACGCCGGCCGCGGCCGGCGGCTGCCGATCGGCTTCATCCACCTGACCGCCATCGGCACCGAGTCCTTCCCCGGCTCCTACCAGCCAGGACTGCGCACCCTGGACGAGTTGGAGACCGCCAACCGCTGCGCCAGGGCGCTCAAGAACCGGGGCGTCAACGCGATCGTGCTCAGCATGCACGACGGCGCGGTCGCCGGCGGCAACTTCGAGAGCGGCAGCAACCCCTCCGGGCCGGCCTACGAACTGGCGCTGCGGGTCTCGCCGGACATCGACGCCATCGTCACCGGCCACTGGCACTGTGCGTTCACCATGATGCTGCCGGATCCCAAGGGCGTGCCCCGCCCGTTCGTCGAGGCCGGCTGCTACGGCCAGATCATCAACGAGATCAACCTCCGGCTCGACCCGGTGAGCGGAAAGGTCATCAGATCCCTGACCACCTCCGTCAACCACCCCAACACCCGTGACATCGCGCCCGATCGGGAGCTGAAGGAGATCGCCGACTACTGGGCCGGCTACGGCGCCCGCCGCGCCCGCACCCGGATCGGCACCCAGACCGCCTCCTTCACCCAGCGCCGCAACGCGGTGGGGGAGTCCACCATGGGCAACCTCGTCGCCGACTGGGCGCTCTGGGCGGGCAGTCAGCCGCACGGCCCGATGGACGACCGCGGCGGGCACCGCAACGTTCCGGCCGAACTCGCGGTGATCGCGGTGGCCCCGCGGGTCGGTGCCGCGATCATCTCCGGGGACCTGGTGCGCGACGAGGCGTCCGACGGCGCGGTCACCTTCGGGCAGGCGTGGAACGCGGTCGGCTTCGGCGACCCGATCGTCACCGTCACGGTCACCGGCCGGCAGATCCACGAAGCCCTGGAGCAGCAGTGGGCGTCGACCGCGGACGGCGGCCTCACCTTCGCCCCGCTGGCCGTCTCCGGCAACGTCCGCTACCGCTTCGACGCCACCGCCCCGGCCGGACGGCGGATCGACCCCGCCGAGGTCCTGATCGACGACGAGCCGCTCAGACCGGCCCGCCGCTACCGCCTGGCCGCGCCCTCCTACACCCTGACCAACCAGGACGGCTTCAGCGCCTTCACCGGCTTCACCGAACCGGTCCGGCACACCCGGGACTTCGAGAGCTTCGTCGCCTATGTCCGCGCCAAGCGGCGGCTGTCGCCGGCCGAGCCGGACCGCGTCACGGCCAAGAACGCCCATCTCCCCGGCGCCCGCATCGGTTCCGTCGCCGTGCACCAGCAACTCCTCGCCGCCGACGGCAATCTGGTGCCGCGGGTGGAGGCGGCCCTGCGCACCGCGCTGATCGGCGATGCCGAGGGCCAGCGGGCGCTCGGCGGCTTCCGGGTGCCGTGCTGA
- a CDS encoding lysophospholipid acyltransferase family protein encodes MSRIVLKAILGLVMRVLFRPKVEGLERIPGTGPVILAGNHVTFIDSMFLTLVVKRPVYFIGKDEYVTGKGLKGRLMAWFFTSAGMIPVDRDGGHGGVAALMTGRRILDEGRAFGIYPEGTRSPDGRLYRGRTGIARLTLMTGAPVVPFAVIGTDKVQPGGKGRPHIAPVTVRFGEPLDFSRYEGMDRDRYVLRAVTDEVMSDVMELSGQEYVDVYATKVRTAA; translated from the coding sequence TTGTCCCGCATTGTGCTGAAGGCGATTCTCGGACTCGTGATGCGCGTCCTGTTCCGTCCGAAAGTCGAGGGCCTGGAGCGGATCCCCGGGACCGGGCCGGTGATCCTGGCCGGCAACCACGTCACGTTCATCGACTCGATGTTCCTGACGCTGGTGGTCAAGCGGCCGGTGTACTTCATCGGCAAGGACGAGTACGTCACCGGCAAGGGCCTCAAGGGCCGGCTGATGGCCTGGTTCTTCACCTCCGCCGGGATGATCCCGGTGGACCGGGACGGCGGGCACGGCGGGGTCGCCGCGCTGATGACCGGCCGCCGCATCCTGGACGAGGGCCGCGCCTTCGGCATCTACCCGGAGGGCACCCGCTCCCCCGACGGCCGCCTCTACCGCGGCCGGACCGGCATCGCCCGGCTCACGCTGATGACCGGCGCCCCGGTCGTCCCGTTCGCGGTGATCGGCACGGACAAGGTGCAGCCCGGCGGCAAGGGCCGCCCGCACATCGCCCCGGTGACCGTGCGCTTCGGCGAACCGCTGGACTTCTCCCGCTACGAGGGCATGGACCGGGACCGCTACGTCCTGCGGGCCGTCACCGACGAGGTGATGAGCGACGTGATGGAGCTGTCCGGTCAGGAGTACGTCGACGTCTACGCCACGAAGGTGCGCACGGCCGCCTGA
- a CDS encoding glycerophosphodiester phosphodiesterase has protein sequence MEKRHEPGRRTVLGAAALGAGAAVLAGAGQASAAGRSESAAAQAARSTPAGRPKKLPFPLVVGHRGASGYRPEHTFGSYQLALDMGADVIEAGDLVPTKDGHLILRHEPDISGTTDVADHPEFAGRRTTKTIDGKKITGWFTEDFTLAEIKTLRAKERIPDIRQHNTLYNGVWEIPTFEEALRWAEKKGRERGRPVWLHIETKHPTYFRKLGLGLEERLAKLLRRYGRHTAHAPNFLQSFEPSSLKRLGELGVKCPKVVLLDEPSVRPWDFVEAGDPRTTADLLKPAGLKWIAGFAQGIGPWLPQIIAQDDKGALGKPTTLVRDAHAAGLVVHPYTVRNENSFLPLDFQVGKNPGDYGNALAYFKALFATGIDGLFSDNPDTALVAAEEFRRH, from the coding sequence ATGGAGAAGCGGCACGAGCCGGGGCGGCGGACGGTACTGGGAGCCGCCGCCTTGGGCGCGGGGGCGGCCGTACTGGCCGGTGCGGGGCAGGCGAGCGCGGCCGGCCGGTCGGAGTCCGCGGCGGCGCAGGCGGCCCGGTCGACGCCCGCGGGGCGGCCCAAGAAGCTGCCGTTCCCGCTGGTCGTCGGCCACCGCGGGGCCAGCGGCTACCGCCCCGAGCACACCTTCGGCTCCTACCAACTCGCCCTCGACATGGGCGCGGACGTCATCGAGGCCGGTGACCTCGTCCCCACCAAGGACGGGCACCTGATCCTGCGGCACGAGCCCGACATCAGCGGCACCACCGACGTCGCGGACCACCCGGAGTTCGCCGGCCGCCGGACGACCAAGACCATCGACGGCAAGAAGATCACCGGCTGGTTCACCGAGGACTTCACGCTCGCCGAGATCAAGACGCTGCGCGCCAAGGAGCGCATACCGGACATCCGCCAGCACAACACCCTCTACAACGGCGTCTGGGAGATACCCACCTTCGAAGAGGCCCTGCGCTGGGCCGAGAAGAAGGGGCGCGAGCGCGGCCGCCCGGTCTGGCTGCACATCGAGACCAAGCACCCGACCTACTTCCGCAAGCTGGGCCTGGGCCTGGAGGAGCGGCTCGCCAAGCTGCTGCGCCGGTACGGCCGGCACACCGCCCACGCCCCGAACTTCCTGCAGTCCTTCGAGCCCAGCAGCCTCAAGCGGCTCGGCGAACTGGGCGTGAAGTGCCCGAAGGTCGTCCTGCTCGACGAGCCGTCCGTCCGGCCCTGGGACTTCGTCGAGGCCGGTGACCCGCGCACCACCGCCGACCTGCTCAAGCCCGCGGGGCTCAAGTGGATCGCCGGCTTTGCCCAGGGCATCGGCCCCTGGCTGCCGCAGATCATCGCGCAGGACGACAAGGGCGCGTTGGGCAAGCCCACCACCCTGGTCCGCGACGCGCACGCGGCGGGCCTGGTCGTCCACCCGTACACCGTGCGGAACGAGAACAGCTTCCTGCCGCTGGACTTCCAGGTCGGCAAGAACCCGGGCGATTACGGGAATGCGCTCGCGTACTTCAAGGCGCTCTTCGCCACCGGCATCGACGGCCTGTTCTCGGACAACCCGGACACCGCGCTGGTCGCCGCCGAGGAGTTCCGCCGGCACTGA
- a CDS encoding GNAT family N-acetyltransferase, with the protein MGTSVTISTATDDDAEQILKLQYLCYQSEAALYDDYGIEPLTQTLDSLRAELADGCVMVARLGQEVVGSVRGTVDADGTAKIGKLIVHPRLQRHGLGGRLLAAVEQRLATERSAKRYRLFTGHRSEANLRLYRDHGYAPVGTEQLTRRLSLITLEKTLTAAP; encoded by the coding sequence ATGGGCACGAGCGTGACGATCTCGACGGCGACCGACGACGACGCCGAGCAGATCCTCAAACTCCAATACCTCTGTTACCAGTCCGAGGCCGCGCTCTACGACGACTACGGGATCGAGCCCCTGACCCAGACCCTGGACTCGCTGCGCGCCGAACTCGCCGACGGCTGCGTCATGGTGGCCAGACTCGGCCAAGAGGTGGTCGGCTCGGTACGCGGCACGGTCGACGCCGACGGCACCGCGAAGATCGGCAAGTTGATCGTGCACCCCCGGCTCCAGCGGCATGGGCTCGGCGGCCGACTGCTGGCCGCCGTCGAGCAGCGGCTCGCGACGGAGCGGTCCGCCAAGCGCTACCGCCTGTTCACCGGCCACCGCAGCGAGGCCAACCTCCGCCTCTACCGCGACCACGGCTACGCCCCCGTCGGCACCGAGCAACTGACCCGCCGGCTCAGCCTGATCACGCTGGAGAAGACGCTCACCGCCGCGCCGTGA
- a CDS encoding methionine ABC transporter ATP-binding protein — protein sequence MITTTGLTKVYRSGGREVAALDGVDLHVREGEVYGVIGQSGAGKSTLIRCLNLLERPTSGTVTVAGQDLTALGGRGQRANAALRAARSHIGMVFQHFNLLSSRTVQDNVELPLEILKVSRRDRARKALELLDLVGLADKAHAYPAQLSGGQKQRVGIARALAGDPKVLLSDEATSALDPETTRSILTLLRDLNRQLGLTVVLITHEMDVVKTICDSAALMKGGRIIEQGTVADLLATPGSELARELFPVGGEPSAEDRTVVDVTFHGSAATRPVISELARTYNVDVSILGAAMDTIGGKQVGRMRIELPGRFEDNVVPIGFLREQGLQVDVVGEDAAPTTTTPLQKEGAQ from the coding sequence GTGATCACCACAACGGGCCTGACCAAGGTCTACCGATCCGGAGGCCGCGAGGTCGCCGCCCTGGACGGCGTCGACCTACACGTCCGCGAGGGCGAGGTGTACGGCGTCATCGGTCAGAGCGGCGCCGGTAAGTCCACCCTCATCCGCTGCCTCAACCTCCTGGAGCGCCCCACCTCCGGCACGGTCACCGTGGCCGGCCAGGACCTCACCGCCCTCGGCGGACGGGGTCAGCGCGCCAATGCCGCGCTGCGCGCCGCGCGCAGCCACATCGGCATGGTCTTCCAGCACTTCAACCTGTTGTCCTCGCGCACCGTCCAGGACAACGTCGAGCTGCCGCTGGAGATCCTCAAGGTCTCCCGCCGCGACCGCGCCCGCAAGGCCCTGGAGCTGCTGGACCTGGTCGGCCTCGCCGACAAGGCCCACGCGTACCCCGCACAGCTCTCCGGCGGCCAGAAGCAGCGCGTCGGCATCGCCCGGGCGCTGGCCGGCGACCCCAAGGTGCTGCTCTCCGACGAGGCCACCAGCGCCCTCGACCCGGAGACCACCCGTTCCATCCTGACGCTGCTGCGCGACCTCAACCGGCAGCTCGGCCTGACCGTCGTCCTCATCACGCACGAGATGGACGTCGTCAAGACCATCTGCGACTCCGCCGCGCTGATGAAGGGCGGCCGGATCATCGAGCAGGGCACCGTCGCCGATCTCCTCGCCACCCCCGGCTCCGAGCTCGCCCGGGAGCTGTTCCCGGTCGGCGGCGAGCCCTCCGCCGAGGACCGCACCGTCGTCGACGTCACCTTCCACGGCTCGGCCGCCACCCGCCCGGTCATCTCCGAGCTGGCCCGCACCTACAACGTCGACGTCTCCATCCTCGGCGCCGCCATGGACACCATCGGCGGCAAGCAGGTCGGCCGGATGCGCATCGAGCTGCCCGGTCGCTTCGAGGACAACGTCGTGCCCATCGGCTTCCTGCGCGAGCAGGGCCTCCAGGTGGACGTCGTCGGCGAGGACGCCGCCCCGACGACCACCACCCCGCTCCAGAAGGAAGGTGCACAGTGA